A region of Roseofilum casamattae BLCC-M143 DNA encodes the following proteins:
- a CDS encoding phosphodiester glycosidase family protein yields MSSFPDTPNHWAAPFIQMLRDRRIVNGFPDGTFRPDLPMTRAEYAVILQAALQQPQKRPYTPFIDVGAHFWATPAIIWAYETNFISGFPGRRFRPQANVTRIQIIVSLVSGLRVHTLVNQTEEMAPLEKIYRDAASVPQYGRAALSLATRAKLVVNYPDLRYFHPNRAATRAEVAAFFYQSLRLLGQVDEVPSDYIVELFPPGPIRSGTRISVNGKTRAATWNQWSDGVDVRTAIADTGLVQSAGVELLNTNDDSQPVRWFSPTVSLTPQLQTPYRHLEITQWRKDRSWTMVAQEETLVIATPVPAIESITTEDIRDRNNSESIGMRVKITLSQPATYQLREDTFDWRVTVDGTASADILEQFSNPEAIATEENRPSSEEVNEGEVEGESGSPLRPIVTAQEKQTIIEGNLPPGISVTATTEANPYGLILELRPDPIRDRQILWLPGLQWQQRYLELENDRFPVTWLTLSATEIERLHLEPIWTYASTMKGTTPLLKMGEYTKSLAAINAGFFNRNNVLPLGAIRWKGTWYSGPILTRGAIAWDNKGHYAIDRLVLEETVVTPTGARLPLIALNSGYVKGGISRYTPEWGKTYSPLAGGEIIIVVEDNVITRHIDAPGETEIPSNGYLLVLRSLASAKSSLAIGLSLTLEQHTNPPEFNSFPHIIGGGPLLVKNREIVADAQAEGFSAAFANQSAIRSIFGITESGDFLLTTIHNRIGGRGPSLTETARLIQQLGAIHALNLDGGSSTSLILGGQMINRPASTAARVHNGLGIFYQEEL; encoded by the coding sequence ATGTCTTCCTTTCCCGATACTCCGAACCACTGGGCCGCACCGTTTATTCAGATGTTGCGCGATCGCCGCATTGTGAATGGCTTTCCGGATGGCACCTTTCGTCCCGATCTCCCCATGACTCGCGCCGAATATGCCGTTATTCTGCAAGCTGCCCTGCAACAACCCCAAAAACGACCTTACACGCCATTTATCGATGTGGGCGCTCATTTTTGGGCAACTCCAGCCATTATTTGGGCATACGAGACAAACTTTATTTCCGGGTTTCCCGGTCGCCGGTTTCGCCCGCAAGCTAATGTGACGCGAATTCAGATTATTGTCTCTTTAGTGAGTGGGTTGCGCGTCCATACTCTGGTCAACCAAACGGAAGAAATGGCTCCTTTAGAGAAAATCTATCGCGATGCCGCTAGCGTCCCGCAATACGGTCGCGCTGCTCTTAGTTTAGCCACTCGCGCCAAATTGGTGGTCAACTATCCAGATTTACGTTATTTCCATCCCAACCGAGCGGCGACTCGCGCGGAAGTGGCGGCCTTTTTCTATCAGTCCTTGCGGTTATTGGGACAAGTCGATGAGGTTCCCTCAGATTATATCGTGGAACTGTTTCCTCCCGGACCGATTCGCAGCGGAACTCGGATATCCGTGAATGGGAAAACGCGCGCGGCAACCTGGAACCAGTGGAGCGATGGAGTAGACGTGCGGACGGCGATCGCCGATACTGGGTTAGTGCAAAGTGCCGGAGTCGAGCTGCTGAATACGAACGACGACAGCCAACCGGTGCGCTGGTTTTCTCCGACCGTTTCTCTCACTCCTCAGTTGCAAACTCCTTATCGCCATTTGGAGATTACGCAATGGCGCAAAGATCGATCTTGGACGATGGTTGCGCAAGAGGAAACGTTGGTGATTGCGACTCCAGTTCCTGCCATTGAAAGTATTACAACAGAAGATATTCGCGATCGCAATAATTCCGAATCGATTGGGATGCGGGTTAAGATAACATTAAGCCAACCTGCTACTTATCAACTGCGCGAAGATACGTTTGATTGGAGAGTGACGGTGGATGGGACGGCGAGCGCAGATATCCTCGAACAGTTTAGCAATCCGGAAGCGATCGCGACAGAGGAAAATCGACCGTCTTCGGAAGAGGTGAACGAAGGAGAAGTTGAGGGAGAGAGTGGCAGTCCTCTGCGTCCGATAGTGACGGCACAAGAGAAACAAACGATTATTGAGGGTAACTTACCTCCAGGGATTTCGGTAACGGCAACGACGGAAGCGAATCCTTATGGGTTAATCTTAGAATTGCGTCCCGATCCAATTCGCGATCGCCAAATTTTATGGCTTCCCGGACTGCAATGGCAACAGCGCTATTTGGAATTGGAGAACGATCGTTTTCCGGTGACGTGGTTAACCTTATCGGCGACGGAAATAGAACGGTTGCATCTGGAACCAATCTGGACGTATGCTTCGACCATGAAAGGGACGACTCCCCTGCTGAAAATGGGCGAGTATACGAAAAGTTTAGCGGCGATTAATGCGGGATTTTTCAATCGGAATAACGTACTGCCGTTGGGAGCTATTCGCTGGAAAGGAACGTGGTATTCCGGCCCGATTTTAACGCGAGGCGCGATCGCCTGGGATAATAAAGGACATTATGCGATCGATCGTCTGGTATTAGAAGAAACCGTGGTAACTCCCACTGGCGCGCGCTTGCCTTTAATCGCACTCAACAGCGGTTATGTGAAAGGCGGCATTTCTCGCTATACTCCCGAATGGGGAAAAACCTATTCTCCGCTCGCAGGTGGCGAGATTATTATTGTGGTGGAAGATAATGTCATTACTCGCCACATTGACGCGCCTGGAGAAACGGAAATTCCGAGTAATGGTTATCTGTTGGTTTTGCGATCGCTCGCCAGTGCGAAAAGTAGTTTGGCGATCGGTTTATCGCTAACCTTAGAACAGCACACTAATCCTCCCGAGTTTAATTCATTCCCTCATATTATTGGCGGCGGTCCCTTACTCGTGAAAAATCGAGAAATTGTCGCAGACGCGCAAGCCGAAGGATTCAGCGCCGCCTTTGCCAATCAATCTGCCATTCGCAGTATTTTTGGCATTACCGAATCGGGAGATTTTCTCTTAACAACAATTCACAACCGCATCGGCGGACGCGGCCCCAGCTTAACCGAAACGGCCCGATTAATTCAGCAACTCGGCGCCATTCATGCTTTAAATTTAGATGGGGGCAGCTCTACCAGTTTAATCTTAGGCGGACAAATGATTAATCGTCCGGCTTCCACAGCCGCTAGAGTTCACAATGGATTGGGAATTTTCTACCAAGAGGAATTATAA
- a CDS encoding DUF2288 domain-containing protein, with translation MEEIRERLTQDVDRAEWDWLKPHIARDNVVIVNEGLDLVDVGVAIASDRVPSVQRWISEQLIAKPSKEQLEQWSKRDDLHFQALIVQPYVLVKEES, from the coding sequence ATGGAAGAGATTAGAGAACGGTTGACCCAAGACGTCGATCGCGCGGAGTGGGACTGGCTGAAACCGCATATTGCGCGCGATAATGTGGTAATCGTGAATGAAGGATTAGATTTAGTGGACGTGGGAGTTGCGATCGCATCCGATCGAGTGCCTTCCGTGCAGCGCTGGATTAGCGAACAGTTAATTGCAAAACCAAGCAAGGAACAACTGGAGCAGTGGAGCAAACGAGACGATTTGCACTTTCAAGCCTTAATCGTGCAACCTTACGTGTTAGTGAAAGAAGAAAGCTAA
- a CDS encoding S8 family serine peptidase translates to MNNEAENRSNRSPIAEENMGLVLQRGGEQLILEKARDRITVSPKPKAPADWARNLPSQATRPIGDGRAGSGHLSELTIDPQSLETAIGLARNSTDVAFASHVYQIANSPGTYTYLSDEITVQWSPGSDRATRETLINQHGLQVIKPIDSLPHTFVYQLTTRSTENPIKIANRLVSDAAVIAAEPNIIVPAQPLYRPRDGSYGQQWYLNHFGGQYLSSDSHIDAEKAWDITRGDRSIVVAVADDAIDMNHPDFQGLGKIVAPKDLKDEDPLPQPEGFAENHGTSCAGLAVAEENGSGIVGVAPGCSLMPVRTTGFLDDNSIEELFEWCVDRGASVISCSWGPASVNFPLSLRQNAAITKAATEGRQGKGCVIVFASGNSNRPINDTVLEQGWPNNVISGNTRWLAGFPIHPNVVAVSACSSLGKKAIYSNWGKEIAVCAPSNNAPPGIWLQQTGFIPTPPNVTGGTPGLGVFTTDRVGGAGYGTGDFTGGFGGTSSACPIVAGVAALVLSANPDLTAAQVKQILISNTDKITDAEPDPQFGFRKGTYDSSGHSEWFGYGKVNAYKAVSAAARSRPTIPVVSRWIQRQNYSSMNIPDYNSRGISSSLYISESNFLRDIQVTVDIAHSFLGDIQVTLIAPNGKTILLQNRTMGSQTTLRHTYTTGDRPLLKTLANLSIRGVWKLQVVDHALGSTGTLRGWVLTLGI, encoded by the coding sequence ATGAACAACGAAGCCGAGAACCGTTCCAATCGATCGCCTATTGCGGAAGAAAATATGGGGTTAGTCTTGCAACGGGGCGGAGAACAGTTAATCTTAGAGAAGGCCCGCGATCGCATCACGGTCTCCCCTAAACCGAAAGCACCCGCAGATTGGGCGCGCAATCTCCCCAGTCAAGCCACGCGCCCCATTGGTGACGGACGTGCCGGTAGCGGTCACCTTTCAGAACTCACCATCGATCCGCAAAGCCTAGAAACGGCAATTGGTTTAGCGCGCAACTCCACAGATGTTGCCTTTGCCAGCCACGTGTACCAGATTGCCAATTCTCCGGGAACCTATACTTATTTGTCGGACGAGATTACCGTGCAATGGTCTCCAGGAAGCGATCGCGCCACTCGCGAGACATTGATTAACCAGCATGGCTTGCAAGTCATTAAACCCATCGACTCCCTCCCTCATACCTTCGTTTATCAACTCACTACTCGTTCTACAGAAAACCCGATTAAGATTGCCAACCGTCTCGTTTCCGATGCTGCTGTGATTGCTGCCGAACCTAATATTATCGTTCCCGCACAGCCTTTGTATCGCCCCAGGGACGGCTCTTACGGGCAACAATGGTATTTAAATCATTTTGGCGGCCAGTACCTGTCTTCCGACTCTCATATCGACGCGGAGAAAGCGTGGGATATTACGCGGGGCGATCGCTCTATAGTGGTGGCAGTAGCGGATGATGCGATCGATATGAACCATCCCGACTTCCAAGGACTGGGAAAAATCGTGGCACCCAAGGACTTGAAGGACGAAGACCCCTTACCGCAGCCGGAAGGATTTGCGGAAAATCACGGAACCTCATGTGCCGGATTAGCTGTTGCGGAAGAGAATGGCTCGGGTATTGTGGGGGTGGCTCCCGGTTGTTCCTTGATGCCCGTGCGCACGACGGGTTTCCTGGATGATAACTCCATTGAAGAACTGTTTGAGTGGTGCGTTGACCGAGGTGCATCCGTTATTTCCTGTAGCTGGGGCCCCGCATCGGTAAACTTTCCCCTCTCCTTGCGCCAAAATGCTGCCATTACGAAAGCAGCCACGGAAGGCCGTCAGGGGAAAGGGTGCGTCATTGTCTTTGCCTCGGGAAACTCCAACCGTCCCATCAACGATACCGTCCTCGAGCAAGGTTGGCCGAATAACGTCATTTCCGGCAATACGCGCTGGTTGGCTGGGTTTCCCATTCATCCCAATGTGGTTGCGGTTTCTGCTTGTTCCAGTTTGGGTAAGAAAGCTATTTACAGCAACTGGGGAAAAGAAATTGCCGTTTGCGCTCCCTCCAATAACGCGCCTCCGGGGATTTGGTTGCAACAAACCGGCTTTATTCCCACGCCTCCGAATGTAACCGGCGGCACTCCCGGACTCGGAGTATTCACGACCGATCGCGTGGGAGGTGCGGGCTATGGTACGGGAGATTTTACCGGTGGATTTGGCGGAACCTCTAGCGCTTGCCCGATTGTAGCCGGAGTGGCGGCCTTAGTTCTCTCGGCCAATCCCGATTTGACGGCGGCGCAAGTGAAGCAAATTTTAATTAGCAATACGGATAAAATTACGGATGCCGAACCCGATCCACAGTTTGGCTTCCGCAAGGGGACTTATGATAGTAGCGGGCACTCGGAATGGTTCGGGTATGGTAAGGTGAATGCGTATAAAGCGGTATCGGCGGCCGCGCGATCGCGCCCCACTATTCCCGTCGTCAGTCGTTGGATACAGCGGCAAAACTATTCCAGCATGAATATTCCCGACTACAACAGTCGCGGGATTAGCAGCTCGCTTTATATTTCTGAATCTAATTTCCTGCGCGATATTCAAGTCACAGTGGATATCGCCCATAGCTTTTTAGGCGATATTCAAGTTACCTTAATTGCTCCCAACGGTAAGACCATTCTCCTGCAAAATCGCACGATGGGCAGTCAAACGACATTAAGACATACTTATACTACTGGCGATCGCCCCCTCCTGAAAACCCTAGCCAATCTCTCCATCCGAGGGGTATGGAAACTACAAGTCGTTGACCATGCATTAGGTAGCACCGGCACTCTCCGAGGCTGGGTTCTCACATTAGGTATTTAA
- a CDS encoding Uma2 family endonuclease: protein MYDLPSEEVGESGLPDQYHPLQAELLRLTFQPSTYPSQQVFSAMDLNIYYDETNTRRFKRPDWFGVVGVSQLYEERDLRLSYVIWQEQVNPFIVVELLSPSTQKEDLGETTTQPDGAPTKWQVYEEILQVPYYVVYDRQKSTFQAYRHQGQRYQELGITNNRLWLPELELGLGLWQGTYENAERRWLRFYDNSDTWISTPTERAEQQQLRAERERLRAEQERLRAERFRRLLLENGINPDED from the coding sequence ATGTACGATCTCCCCAGTGAAGAAGTAGGAGAGTCCGGTTTGCCCGACCAATACCATCCCCTACAAGCGGAATTATTGCGCTTAACCTTTCAGCCATCTACTTATCCCTCGCAGCAGGTTTTCTCAGCGATGGATCTCAATATTTATTACGACGAAACCAATACCCGACGATTCAAACGTCCGGACTGGTTTGGAGTCGTGGGGGTTTCTCAATTATATGAAGAGCGAGACTTGCGTCTGAGTTACGTCATCTGGCAAGAGCAAGTCAACCCCTTTATCGTCGTCGAACTACTCTCTCCGAGTACCCAAAAAGAAGATTTAGGAGAAACCACCACACAACCGGATGGCGCTCCAACCAAATGGCAAGTGTATGAAGAAATTCTGCAAGTGCCCTACTATGTCGTTTACGATCGCCAAAAGTCAACATTCCAAGCTTATCGCCATCAAGGACAACGCTATCAAGAGTTAGGGATAACCAATAATCGTTTGTGGTTGCCGGAGTTAGAATTAGGCTTAGGATTGTGGCAAGGCACCTACGAAAATGCCGAGCGCCGCTGGTTGCGTTTTTACGACAACTCGGACACCTGGATTTCTACCCCGACAGAACGAGCAGAGCAACAACAGCTCCGAGCAGAACGAGAACGACTGCGAGCAGAACAGGAACGACTGCGAGCGGAACGCTTTCGGCGTTTGCTTCTCGAAAATGGGATTAACCCCGATGAGGATTGA
- the rfbD gene encoding dTDP-4-dehydrorhamnose reductase, translating into MTKILVTGAKGQLGQELVLALSPLGEVTGIDRDELDLTDFDAVEAFWEQLQPDLVIHSAAYTAVDKAEEDADIAMVINGEAPGKLASLARASGAKIIHISTDYVFDGSKNTPYLETDPTNPLSSYGRSKLRGEQEVLESGAISAIVRTAWVYGNGITGNFVKTMLRLGKEREELRVVYDQVGSPTWTVDLAGAIANLAANLNEDTQGIYHYTNSGVTSWYDFAIAIFTEAKLLGAPLKIERVLPITTDQYPTPAKRPAYSVLSPAKLSTLLGNYPPHWRESLRKMLAQFLAEDS; encoded by the coding sequence ATGACAAAGATTTTGGTAACCGGGGCAAAAGGACAATTAGGACAGGAGCTAGTGTTAGCCCTGAGTCCGTTGGGCGAGGTAACGGGTATCGATCGCGACGAGCTAGATTTAACCGATTTTGATGCCGTCGAAGCCTTCTGGGAGCAGTTACAACCGGATCTAGTTATTCATTCTGCGGCTTATACAGCAGTGGATAAAGCTGAGGAAGATGCGGATATAGCTATGGTTATCAATGGGGAAGCACCCGGTAAATTAGCCAGTCTGGCTCGCGCTTCTGGAGCCAAGATTATCCATATTTCTACAGATTATGTGTTTGATGGGAGTAAAAATACACCGTATCTGGAAACCGATCCGACTAATCCCCTTAGTTCTTACGGTCGCTCAAAATTGCGCGGCGAGCAAGAGGTTCTCGAAAGTGGCGCAATTTCGGCTATCGTGAGAACGGCGTGGGTATATGGAAATGGCATCACCGGTAACTTTGTCAAAACCATGTTGCGTTTGGGGAAAGAGCGAGAAGAGTTACGCGTGGTTTACGATCAAGTCGGTTCGCCAACCTGGACGGTAGATTTAGCTGGCGCGATCGCCAATTTAGCCGCCAATTTAAACGAAGATACCCAAGGTATTTATCATTATACTAATAGCGGAGTTACCAGTTGGTACGACTTTGCGATCGCCATTTTTACCGAAGCCAAACTACTAGGCGCTCCCCTAAAAATCGAGCGGGTTCTTCCCATCACCACAGACCAATATCCGACGCCAGCAAAACGTCCGGCTTATTCGGTTCTTTCTCCAGCTAAATTATCAACTTTATTGGGAAATTATCCGCCTCACTGGCGAGAAAGCTTGCGCAAAATGCTCGCCCAATTCTTAGCAGAAGATAGCTGA
- a CDS encoding sulfotransferase family protein, whose product MKNKVVFIMGIGRSGSTLVELTIGSHPDCFSLGEISKLPKLLQKKREDWFAPGSTFWQDNFTNSELEQLALGFSDHRLTPYIPLKLERSVRSLLGMDAILNPYTQLFAKTNAKVLTDSSKHIHWISNKLKAKEFRNGSVDAYLLYNVRDGRAVVNSYLRLERDSIEDISNRWVRLLHQFQGLYETFPDDKKMTVRYEQLVAEPETTMEGVCQWLNLDFRPDMVEYWKHPHHHIVGSRGTSALISKYQGQQLRNLEKHGTYYQDLEFKIKLDMRWKQELSSENLDVFNRISGGLNKPYEWD is encoded by the coding sequence ATGAAAAACAAAGTCGTATTCATTATGGGTATTGGTCGATCGGGATCGACTTTGGTAGAACTAACGATCGGAAGTCATCCCGATTGTTTTTCACTGGGAGAAATTAGTAAATTACCGAAACTCCTGCAAAAGAAAAGAGAGGATTGGTTTGCTCCAGGCAGTACATTTTGGCAGGATAATTTTACGAATAGTGAGTTAGAGCAACTGGCTTTAGGGTTCTCAGATCATCGCTTAACTCCTTATATTCCGTTAAAGCTAGAGCGATCTGTGCGATCGTTGTTGGGTATGGATGCTATCCTCAATCCCTATACTCAACTGTTTGCCAAAACTAATGCGAAAGTATTAACGGATTCGAGCAAGCATATTCACTGGATTTCTAATAAGCTGAAAGCGAAGGAATTTAGAAATGGTAGTGTCGATGCCTACCTATTATATAATGTTCGCGATGGGCGAGCTGTAGTTAATTCTTATTTAAGACTTGAAAGAGATTCCATCGAAGACATTAGCAACCGGTGGGTTCGCCTATTACACCAATTCCAAGGTTTGTACGAAACGTTTCCCGATGACAAGAAAATGACCGTTCGCTACGAACAACTGGTTGCCGAGCCGGAAACAACAATGGAGGGAGTTTGTCAGTGGCTTAATCTCGATTTTAGACCCGATATGGTGGAATATTGGAAACATCCCCATCACCACATTGTCGGCAGTCGCGGTACTAGTGCTTTGATTTCTAAATATCAGGGTCAGCAGTTGCGAAACTTAGAGAAACATGGCACGTACTATCAAGATTTAGAGTTTAAGATTAAGTTAGATATGCGCTGGAAACAGGAGTTGTCTTCGGAAAACTTAGATGTATTTAATCGTATTTCAGGGGGACTGAACAAACCCTATGAATGGGATTAG
- a CDS encoding Npun_R2821/Npun_R2822 family protein — translation MTHGIYTSANDVVYDQLVALLNSIEVNAGPDIPVCVIAYDDRLDRVKTEISQRKNVELLDDPELFAPWEQFSYEVWKAHPYALKQWSEQGIQGVRRLGMNRRYCAFDSQAPFDKFLYFDADVLVLNSLDYLFEQLNNRDVVVYDFQYKDPSHIYNANSEKLLDIFPEERINREIFCAGFYGSKRGLLPPEQRAKVVNHLNSGEAEILYLSAPNQSVLNYTLMRSELDIYNFALELPKEKRTGCSVTSPHFEEKDRRVYDKGVPLTYLHFIGISASIFTRLCSGENITFPYRDSFLYYRYLNEPECQPQFQGKPVAYDRPKPSKNPVKRWLQNWI, via the coding sequence ATGACTCATGGAATCTATACATCAGCAAATGATGTCGTTTACGACCAACTGGTCGCATTGCTCAATAGCATAGAAGTCAATGCCGGACCGGATATACCAGTTTGCGTTATTGCTTATGACGATCGCCTAGATCGAGTAAAAACAGAAATTAGTCAGCGTAAAAATGTAGAATTACTCGACGATCCGGAATTGTTCGCTCCTTGGGAACAATTTTCTTATGAGGTTTGGAAAGCTCATCCTTATGCCCTAAAACAGTGGAGCGAACAAGGTATTCAAGGCGTCCGACGGTTGGGAATGAACCGGCGCTATTGCGCGTTTGACTCTCAGGCACCATTTGACAAATTTCTTTACTTCGATGCCGATGTTTTAGTGCTCAACTCTCTGGATTATCTCTTCGAGCAACTCAACAATCGCGATGTGGTGGTCTATGATTTTCAGTATAAAGATCCGTCCCATATTTATAATGCGAACTCGGAAAAGTTACTCGATATTTTTCCAGAAGAACGAATTAACCGAGAGATTTTTTGTGCGGGATTTTATGGCTCAAAACGCGGCCTGTTGCCCCCAGAACAAAGAGCGAAAGTAGTCAACCATCTAAATTCAGGAGAAGCAGAAATTCTCTATCTCTCAGCTCCGAATCAATCAGTGCTCAACTACACTCTCATGCGCTCCGAACTGGATATTTATAACTTTGCTCTCGAGTTGCCGAAGGAGAAAAGAACGGGATGCTCGGTGACCTCTCCTCACTTTGAAGAAAAAGATCGTCGGGTTTATGATAAAGGCGTTCCCTTAACCTATCTGCATTTTATTGGTATTTCTGCTTCCATCTTTACGCGACTCTGTTCGGGAGAGAATATTACTTTTCCTTATCGAGACAGTTTCTTGTATTATCGATATTTAAACGAACCGGAATGCCAACCGCAATTTCAGGGAAAACCGGTAGCTTACGATCGACCCAAACCATCAAAAAATCCAGTGAAGCGATGGTTGCAGAACTGGATATAA
- a CDS encoding Npun_R2821/Npun_R2822 family protein, with product MTAGIYIVANDKVKENAIALLNSIRLRDREIPVYMIPFNEAYHDTAAILAEKHDVRVFPDLELLETFTQNIAEIFDRDFLALPNKMRKLVAWFGPLDEFLYIDTDIIIFEKISERLSYLSDYGFLCCDYHHSGRGINDIFSPKVIDQSIFTSEELQDVFNSGFWGSTKAALSEETMYSLLKECAAHRNYFDFSSNVTDQPILNYIILKAIPKRLNLVKLPEGIPGSWAGSNHFEERDRILYDKGKPLMYLHWAGMPMRNGGPYRELWRYYRYLGEANPPADPPAPKSEPQWKQKLRTLKKKLLG from the coding sequence ATGACGGCTGGAATTTATATCGTTGCGAATGATAAAGTGAAAGAAAATGCGATCGCCCTACTCAACAGCATTCGCTTGCGCGATCGCGAAATTCCAGTGTACATGATTCCCTTCAACGAAGCCTATCATGACACCGCCGCCATTCTTGCAGAAAAGCACGATGTTCGAGTCTTTCCCGACCTAGAATTACTCGAAACCTTTACGCAAAACATTGCCGAAATCTTCGATCGCGACTTCCTCGCCTTACCGAATAAAATGCGCAAGTTAGTAGCTTGGTTCGGTCCCCTCGACGAGTTTCTCTATATCGATACCGATATTATTATCTTTGAGAAAATATCCGAGCGATTATCCTATTTATCCGACTATGGGTTTCTGTGCTGCGACTACCATCACTCCGGACGGGGAATTAATGATATTTTCTCTCCCAAAGTTATCGACCAAAGTATTTTTACCTCCGAAGAACTGCAAGATGTATTTAATAGTGGATTTTGGGGATCGACCAAAGCCGCTCTCTCCGAAGAAACCATGTATTCTCTCCTGAAAGAATGCGCCGCACATCGCAACTATTTTGACTTTTCATCAAACGTTACCGACCAACCCATTCTCAACTATATTATCCTCAAAGCCATTCCCAAACGGTTGAACTTAGTCAAACTTCCCGAAGGCATACCGGGCAGTTGGGCGGGGTCCAATCACTTTGAAGAGCGCGATCGTATTTTATACGATAAAGGGAAACCATTAATGTACTTGCATTGGGCAGGAATGCCCATGAGAAATGGCGGTCCCTATCGAGAATTATGGCGATACTATCGCTATTTAGGAGAAGCCAATCCCCCTGCCGATCCTCCAGCTCCCAAGTCCGAACCTCAGTGGAAACAAAAACTGAGAACCCTTAAGAAAAAATTGCTCGGTTAA
- a CDS encoding NAD-dependent epimerase/dehydratase family protein, producing MAKVIVTGVAGFIGSTLAETLLDRSFEVIGIDQFNDYYDPALKRRNISTFEDRANFTLIEGDIQTLDWNALLADVEVVYHQAAQAGVRASWGEGFRSYTERNINTTQIMLEAAKNVSTLKRFVYASTSSVYGNAETFPTSEAICPQPVSPYGITKLAAERLCVLYHQNFQVPFTALRYFTVYGPRQRPDMAFHKFYKAVLEDRAIDIYGDGQQTRDFTFIRDAVAANMAAATAPDAVGQIFNIGGGSRVVLADILDTMETIVGQPIRRNHIERAMGDARHTSADVSKAKQLIGYNPQVSLEEGLAYEWEWVQQLYR from the coding sequence ATGGCTAAAGTAATCGTCACTGGTGTCGCTGGTTTCATTGGTTCCACCCTAGCAGAAACCTTGCTCGATCGCTCCTTTGAAGTCATCGGTATCGATCAGTTTAATGACTACTACGATCCTGCCTTAAAACGACGCAATATCAGTACATTTGAAGATCGGGCTAACTTCACCTTGATTGAAGGCGATATTCAAACTCTCGACTGGAATGCATTACTGGCCGATGTGGAAGTAGTTTATCATCAAGCCGCGCAAGCCGGAGTGCGCGCCAGTTGGGGAGAAGGATTTCGCTCCTATACCGAACGCAATATTAATACCACGCAAATTATGCTGGAAGCAGCGAAAAATGTCAGCACCTTGAAACGGTTTGTTTATGCCTCTACCTCCTCCGTGTATGGCAATGCCGAAACCTTTCCCACCTCAGAAGCCATTTGTCCGCAACCCGTTTCGCCCTATGGCATTACCAAACTTGCCGCCGAAAGACTCTGCGTGCTCTACCACCAAAACTTCCAAGTGCCGTTTACTGCTCTGCGCTACTTTACCGTATACGGCCCGCGCCAGCGCCCGGATATGGCATTCCATAAGTTCTACAAAGCCGTTTTAGAAGATCGGGCCATTGACATTTATGGCGACGGACAGCAAACCCGAGACTTTACTTTTATTCGCGATGCGGTTGCGGCCAATATGGCAGCGGCAACGGCTCCGGATGCTGTGGGTCAAATATTTAACATTGGCGGCGGCAGTCGGGTCGTATTGGCTGACATACTCGATACCATGGAAACCATTGTCGGACAACCCATCCGCCGCAACCATATCGAGCGCGCCATGGGAGATGCTCGCCATACCAGTGCCGATGTCTCGAAAGCCAAACAACTGATTGGCTATAACCCGCAAGTTTCTCTGGAAGAAGGATTAGCCTACGAGTGGGAATGGGTGCAACAGCTATATCGTTAA